A window of Halovivax gelatinilyticus genomic DNA:
GGTGAAGACGACGAGGGCGGTGACGGCAACGCCCCGGGTGAACGCACCGGCCAGTAACGCGAGCCCGAGGGCGACCTCGGTCAAGCCGGCGCCCAGCACCCACAACGCCGGATCGACCGGGACGACGCCCGTCAGATCGTAGTGATCGACGACGGCCAGTGCGAGCCCGGGATCGAGGAGTTTCTGGGTCGCACCGAGGTAAACGAACGTCACGCCCAACCCGAGTCGGCAGATCGTCGGAAGGTACTGCGTGGCTGGGCGAGTTCGAGCCTGGAACGAGGCAGCTCGATCGGTGACGAATTCAAAGCGATTCACGATCGTTCCCGGCGTCGAACCGAGTCGTAACAGCACGTGATCTCCACTGGGACGACCGCCGCCTACCGCCGCGAGCGCGATCATTCCTCCGACCAGTTCGAGCTGGAGTAAGAGTGTGGGATAGGCGATAACCCCGACGACGTAGACGCCCAGCGTGAGGAGTGCGACGAACCGCGTCCCTAGGCCGAACAAGAGCAAGAATCCGAGCGCAACCTGGAGTAACCGTACGTCGACTTCGACGGCGGGGCTCACGAAGTAACCGCCGAACCCCGCGCCGATAAGCGGGATTCCGAACGAGATACGCAGCAGCCAGGGAACGTAGCTTCGATACTCTCCCATCGCGACCCGAAACGAAAGGACGTCAAGCCGGAACGGCCTGAACGACAAAAACAGCGAAAGCGTCACCGCCAGTAGCGCACCGACGAGCAAGAGCGGCCCGATTACCCCGGGATCGGTTAGCGCGTCCCGGTAGAACGCGACGAGCGAGACGTCCTCACGATCGTCGACGACGTACTCCTCGTGGGCGCGAACGCCCGACACGGAGACGAACGACAGACCGAGGAAGACGAGTATCGCTACCAAGGCGTACCGCCACCGTCCGATTCGTCTGCGTCGGCGCACCCCGTTCTCCGCGTTCGACATAGCTCGACAACCACCAACGGGCGTAAAAACGCCGCGGCTCGCCCGAGAGTAGCCGTCGCCTACGCTCCAGTTACGATCCCGTGTGACGGCTCAAACATCGAAGACGACGTACGCGTCCCACCCGTCCTCGGTCGGTTCGAGGCGCATCTCCGCGTAGGTCACCGCCTTCACTTCGCGAGCCGTGATCGTATCGAGGGGAACCCCCCGGGCGGTCGCTTCGAGCGACCAAGGGTCGTCAGCAGATTCCGGCTGATCTAGTTCGACCGCGTTTTCGACCGGAAGCACGGCCCGGACGTCCCGCTCGTAGATGAGTTCGTCCAGGTAATCGAACAGGAGCGCCTCGCGCGATTCGGCCTCGACGGAGAGTCGAAACCGGTCGCCGACGTCGGCGATTTCGTCGCAACTCGCAGCGGCGAGCCCGTCCGCGAGGGCCTCGAAGACCTCCGCGAGTGTCCGTCCCGTCGCGGCAACCGCGACGTCGGCGGTGTGCTCGCGAAGTTCGTACGTCATGTGGCGGTCTTTCCCGCCGACGACCGTATCTCCATCGGTGAAAGAGATGGCACGCTCGCGGGGAGTGCCGGTGGAATTATATTGGCGACGATGGTACTGATGAACAGTGAGCGTCAACGTCGACAGTCGGACCATCCCTGCAGGCAGCGACGAGTACGTAGAGGAGGCGTGGGACCTAAAGGAGACGATCCACGACTCCGAAGGAGTCCTCAAACAGCGCTGGGACTTCTTCTCCGACGCCTACCGTCGCTCCGCGGTCCACTGCATCTTTCACGAACACGGCGAGTCAGAACTCGTCGGGTTCGTCACCGTCAGACGCGACGGCTACATCCTCTTTCTGGCGGTCGACCCGGACTGTCGCGGCCACGGAATCGGAAAGGAACTCATCGCGACGGTCGCCTCGAAACACCGGTCTGTCACGTGTCACGCGCGAACGACGAACGAGAACGCCCTCCAGTTCTACGAGCATCTCGGATTCGAAATCACGCGACGGATCGACAACTACTACGAAGACGGCGGCGACGCGTACTACCTCAAACTGACCACCGACGTCGGTCTGACCGACCGCCTCTCCGATCTCGTCCGTCGGTAGGTCGTCCCGACATCGATCGGCTCCAATACAGTTATACCGACTGGCCAGCGAGTAGCGGGCGAATGGAAGAGCGAACGCGGGCGTACCTGCGGGGTCGGTTTCGCGATTACTACCGCAGAGCCGAGATCACCCCGCCGCCGGACGCCACGGATAGAGAGTGGGGGTACATCCCGTGGACCGACGGACCCGACACGCGGATGGTCCGACACCGATCGTTGCTCGATCTCGGCGATATCGAATCCTTCCTCGCGCGCGAGCGACCGCGCCACGTCTACTTCTCCGCGGGACGATACGACCTTCCCGGGGCCGGGTCGATGTCCGAAAAAGGGTGGCGAGACTCGGATCTCATCTTCGACCTCGACGCGGACCACCTGCCGGGCGTGACGCTCGGTGAGGACTCCTACGCCGAGATGCTCGCGAAGTGTAAGGACGCCCTCTACCGATTGCTCGACTTTCTCGACGACGACTTCGGATTCGACGACCTGGAGATCGTCTTCTCCGGCGGTCGCGGCTATCACGTCCACGTTCGCGACGAGCGCGTTCGCCACTTAGATCGCGAACATCGTCGCGAGATCGTCGACTACGTCCGCGGGATCGGCCTCGAATACGACGAGTTGATCGAGACGGAGACGGTCGCTGGTCTCGGTCGGAAGACGCCGACCGAGCGGCGGATGCTCACGACGAGCGGCGGCTGGGGCGAGCGGGTCCACGACCGCTTCGTCGACTACCTCGACGAACTGCTGGCGATGGACGAGGAGGCGGCACTCACAGAACTCCAGTCGTTCGACGGAATCGGCGAGGGGAAGGCCAAAGCCGCGCTGAACGCCGCGAAGAACAACCGCGAGGCGATCGAGGACGGAAACGTGACCGTCCACACGGCCGTCTCACAGCTCGCCGAGCGCTTCGTCGACCGAACCGTCGAAGCGGAGAACGCGCCGATCGACGAACCGGTGACCACTGATACGAACCGACTGATCCGGCTTCCGGGGAGCCTTCACGGTGGAAGCGCGCTCGCGGTCCGTCGAATCGATCGCGCGGATCTAGAGTCGTTCGAGCCGCTCGTCGACGCCGTCCCGGAGACGTTTACGGGCCACGACATTCGCGTCACCGTCTCGCGCGGCGGCGAGATCGAACTCGGTGGCGACACCTTTACGGTCACGGACGGTGACCAGTCACTACCGGAGTACGTGGCCCTGTTCCTCATGGCGCGGGGCCGCGCCGAGAAGGAAAAAGAGTGACCGACGCTCGGGTACGAACGTCGGTCAGCCGAAACACACGATGAATCTGGAGGAACTACGGTCGGTCCGAAACACGGAACGCCAGCGAGATAGCCTCCAGGAACTGCGCCCCTCGTTCTATCAGGAAGTCGGCGAGTATATCGGGAACCTAGAGGACGAGCGCGACCGGTTGGCAGCCGAGAGTGCCAACCCGTTCTCCGAACCCGAGGTGAGTCGGCTCACCGACGAGATAGAGACCGCCAAAGACGTCGCCGAAGCGGTCTACGAGCGCCGGATGGGAAAACTCGTCAAGCAGGCGAGCCTCGCAGCCGCGGGTCTGAGCGCCGACGCGGAAGGGCTCACGGAAGAAGAGCAAGCGTTGTTCGCCGACCTCGTCGAACGCATCGAGTCGAACAAAGCCGAGGTCCTCGCCGTCGTCGACGGCGCCGATTCGACCGAACCGGGCGCCGATACAATGGAATCTGCGACGCCTCCACCGCCGCCCGACGAGCCGGTCAATGAGACCGCTCCCCCTCCGGACGAGAGTGGCGTCTCTATCGCCGACGCGATGGGGAGCGACGTGATCGAGGCGGACGGGTCGGTTCGCGACGAGGATCGGTCGGGATCGGACGCGGCGAACGTCGAGGGAGATGGCCCGAGAGACGACGAAACGCCACCGCCACCTCCCGAGGAGCGAAGCCAATCCGAGCGTGACCCAGCACAATCTGAGCCGAACGGATCGAAACGTGAGAGCGACGACATCGACCGCGTAACCGTCCAGATCACGACCGACGTCGGCTCGATCCTGGGCGTCGACGACCGCGAGTACACCCTCGCGAGTGACGACGTCGTCACCCTGCCCGAAGCAAACGCGGACCCGCTGATCGAGCGCGACGCCGCGAAGCCGCTAGAGTAAGTCGATTTTCCGGGCTGGTAGACGAAAGATCGACAGTACTACGGTGGTCTCGACCCGCCTCTCAGCTATGCTCGAACCTGGAGACGACGCACCAGCATTCGAACTGTCGAATCAACACGGCGAAACGGTCTCGCTTTCGGAGTTTTCCGGCCAGCCGGTCGTCGTCTACTTCTACCCACGAGCGAACACGGAAGGCTGTACTGTCCAGGCGTGTGAGTTCCGTGACGCCAGTTCCGATCTCGACCGGCTGGACGCCGAAGTCGTCGGAATCAGCGACGACCCGGTCGAAGACCTCGCGTCGTTCGCCGAGGACTACGACCTCGAGTTCCACCTCCTCTCCGACGAGGACGGGTCGGTCTCCGCCGCGTATGACTCCTACGGCGAAAAGCAAATGTTCGGCAACACGTTCGACGGCGTGTTTCGGAACACCTACGTCGTCGACGAGGACGGGACGATCGCGGCCGTCTTCGAGGGCGTCACTCCCGAGGGACACGCAGACGAGGTCCTAGCGGCCCTGAAGCGCTAAGCGGTCGAACCCTCGAGGGGTTGCGAAAGGAGAAAAGCGGACGGTAAGCCGGTCCTTACTGGAACGTTCGGCCGAGCTGATCTTTCTCCTTGGCCGGTTCGGCGCGCTTGAACTGTTCTTCGATCTCCTCGTACCGTTCGCGGGTTTCGGGCGTCACGCTCGGCGAGACCTCCTCTAGGGCACGTTCGAAGTGTTCTTTCGAGATACGGACGTTCCCGAGGGTGTCGGTCATGTCCTCCGGGTCGACCGAGTTGATGAACTCGCGCGTCGCTTCCATCGACGCTTCCCGACAGACCGCCTCGATGTCCGCGCCGACGTATCCCTCGGTTTCGGCGGCGAGCCAATCGAGATCGATCGCGTCCGCGAGCGGTTTCGAGGCCGTGTGGACATCGAAGATCTTCCGACGTCCCGCTTCGTCCGGCACGGGGACGTGGACGTGTCGGTCGAGACGGCCGGGTCTGAGTAGCGCCGGATCGATGAGGTCCGGCCGGTTCGTCGTCGCGATCACGACGACGTCTTCCAGTTCTTCTAAGCCGTCCAGTTCGGTCAGTAGCTGACTGACCATCCGCTCGCCGACACCCGAATCGCCGGTCCGCTGTCCGCGTTCGGTCGCGATCGAGTCGATCTCGTCGAAGAAGATCACGGTCGGCGCGTTAGAGCGCGCCTTCTCGAAGACCTCCCTGATCCCCTTCTCCGACTCGCCGACGAATTTGTTGAGCAGTTCCGGCCCCTTGATCGAGATGAAGTTCGACTGGGACTCGTTGGCAACGGCCTTCGCGAGCAGGGTCTTTCCGGTACCGGGCGGTCCGTACATGAGGACGCCCTTCGGCGCATCCATGTCCATCTGCGCGTAGACCGCCGGGTAGTCGAGTGGCCACTGGATGGTCTCGCGGAGGCGCTCTTTCGTCTCCTCCAGACCACCGACGTCAGACCAGGTGACGTCCGGCACCTCGACGAATACCTCGCGCAGCGCCGAGGGCTGAATTCCTTTGAGCGCCTCCTTGAAGTCGGCCTCCGTCACGCGAAGTGACTCAAGGACGTCGGCGTCGATCTCCTCGGACTCCAGATCGAGTTCGGGGCGTATGCGCCGGAGTGCGTTCATCGCCGCCTCGCGCGCCAGCGTCGCGAGGTCGGCACCGACGAATCCGTGCGTGTTCTCCGCGTACTGATCCAGATCGATCGAGTCGGTGAGCGGCATGCCGCGCGTGTGGACCTGGAGGATTTCGGTCCGACCGTCCTTGTCCGGGACGCCGATCTCGATCTCGCGATCGAAGCGCCCGCCGCGACGCAGTGCCGGGTCGATCGAATCGACACGGTTCGTCGCCGCGATCACCGTGACTCGCCCGCGCTCTTCGAGTCCGTCCATCAGCGACAGCAACTGGGCGACGACCCGTCGTTCGACGTCGCCGCTCGTCTCCTCACGCTTCGAGGCGATCGAGTCGATCTCGTCGATGAAGACGATCGCCGGCGCGTTCTCCTCGGCTTCTTCGAACACCTCGCGTAGTTGCTCTTCGGACTCGCCGTAGTACTTCGACATGATCTCCGGGCCGGAAATCGTCTCGAAGTGGGCGTCGATCTCGTTCGCGACGGCCTTCGCCATCAGAGTCTTACCCGTCCCGGGCGGGCCGTGCAACAAGACGCCCTTCGGCGGCTCGATTCCGAGTTGCTGGAACAGCTCGGGGTGGCGCATCGGCAGTTCGATCATCTCTCGCACCTGGTCGAGTTCGTCTTCCAGGCCGCCGATGTCCTCGTACGTGACGTTCGGAACGCCCTCGGGCGCCTCTCCGCGCGAGCGGATCTGTTCGGCCGGCGTCTCCGAGATCTCGATCGCCGTCGAGTCGGTGATGACGACCGTTCCCGATGGAGACGTCTGGGCGATCTTCAACGGCACCGACTGTCCGGAGCCCGCCATCGGACCGAACGAGAGCGAGAACGGAACCGTCTGTCCTTCGGTCACGGCCTGACCGCTCAATTTATCTCGAACGAGCGGGCCGATATCCCCTCGAATTCGGAGGTTCTGCGGGAGCGCGACCGTGATCGACGTCGCCGGATTCACGTCGGCCGACTCCACCTCGATCCGGTCGTCGATCCCGACGCCGGCTTCCTGTCTGAGTCGACCATCGATACGCACGACGGCCTTTCCTTCGTCCTCGGGGTAGCCCGGCCAGACGCGAGCGACCGAACGACCCTCCCCGCGCCCTTTGAGGAGGATGTAATCGCCGTTTTCCAGCCCGAGTTCGCGCATCGACGAGCGGTCGATCGCTGCGAGCCCTCGACCGGCGTCTTTCTGTTTGAGCGGTTTGACGGTGAGCTTCATCGGTTGGCCTCCACTTCGATGCTGAGCACGCCGTTTTTGATAAACGTGTGCGCATCGTTCGCCCCGTCTGGCAGGTCAATCTCGAACTGACGGTCGTCGAAGACGACGATCGCCGTCCCGTCGACGACGTCGACGGCCGGGTCGTCGCTCAGACCGGACAGATCGACGGCGACGACGGATTCACCATCGTACTCGTACGTCCGAACCATCGGCGTAGCGCCGACGGTATGCGTTGTAGCAGTCATGTTTTACTAACCATAGGTTAGCCCTTCAGATATATAAATGTATCGTAAGGATCTGCCCGCACCCCCTCGATTATCGTCGAGTACGCTGATTGCGGTTCACGGTGACACTCACGGGGAGACTTATACGAGCGATCGTTCAATATATCCCATGGAGACGGTGAGCCACCACGGCAGGGTAACGGCCTACCGCCGCGTCAACCGCGAAGCCGGCCCGGGTTGTTGTTTCGTGCACGGAAGCGGCGGTACCGGCCGCGTCTGGAACGGGCAATTGAAACTGGCCGGTCGAACCCCCCTGTCGATGGTCGACCTGAGCGGACACGGAGAATCGGAAGACGTCGACGCCGATCCCGGCTACCAGACGCTCTCGGCCTACGCTGACGACGTCCTGGCCGTTCGAGACCGAACCGACGATCGGATTCTGGTCGGTACGTCGCTCGGTGCGGCCGTCGTCTTGCACCTGTGTATCGACCGGAACGTGGACGTCGACGGGATCGTTCTCACCGGCGCCGGCGCCAGACTCGGCGTACTCGACGACCTGCTCACCTGGCTCGAACGCGACTTCGATCGCGCCATCGAGTTTCTCCACGAACCCGGCCGCTTTCTCCGGACCGAGGATCCAGACGTCGTCTCACGCTCGAAATCGACGCTCGTCGAAACCGGACGGACGGTCACCCAACGGGACTTTCTGACGTGTCACGAGTTCGACGTCCGCGAGCAACTCGACGCGGTCGACGTCCCGGCACTCGTCGTCTACGGAAGCGACGACCGGCTGACGCCACCGTGGTACCACCAGCATCTCGCCGAGATGATTCCCGAATCGACGCTCGTCGAGATAGAAGACGCCGCTCACCTGGCGATGATCGACCGCCCCGACGCGTTCAACAGCGTGTTGGCGGAATTCATCGACTCGATCGGCGACTGACGGCAATCGCTCTACGGCTCACAGCAACGGTTCTTAGTACAACTCGTCCAGATCGGGTTCGACGTGGCCGTGTTCGTCGGCCGGAAACTCGCGCGATTCGACGGCCTCGACGTAGTCGGAGACGGCCGATTGCATCGCTGTGCGGACGTCGCCGAACTGCTTCGAGAAGGACGGAGACCACTCGCTCAATCCGACCGCGTCGTGAAAGACGAGCACCTGTCCGTCACAGTCGGGACCGGCGCCGATTCCGATCGTCGGTAGCTCGACGGCCTCGGTCACTTCGGCCGCCAGATTCGACGGCACGTGTTCTAGGACGAGCGAGAACGCGCCCGCGTCGCCGTGCGCTCGCGCGAGTTCGAGGATCCGTTCGGCACCGTCACGGTCCGTTCCCTGCCGTGGGTAACCGCCGTACTGGTTGACGTGCTGGGGCGTCAGCCCGAGGTGGGCCATCACCGGAATGCCGAGTTCGACCATCCGTCGGGTCAGTTCGATCGTGTGCGGCCCACACTCTAACTTGACGGCGTCGGCCCCGGCCTCTTTGAGCAGCTCACCGGCGTTTTCGATCGCCGCGGCCTCGTCGGTTCCGTACGAGAGAAACGGCATGTCCGCCACCACCAGCGCGTTCTCCGTTCCGCGGACGACCGCACCAGTGTGGTGGGCCACCTGCTCGAACGTGACGGGTACCGTCGTCTCGTATCCGAGGACCGCGTTTCCTACGCTGTCCCCGACGAGAATGACGTCGACGCCCGCCTCGTCGACGATCGACGCCGTCGGCGCGTCGTAGGCGGTCAACATTGTAATCGGTTCGTCGCCGGCTTTCGCCCGCACGTCTCGGACGCTCACCATGCGTAGACGTACGATCCGAAGGGGTAAACTCCATTGATTGGCGCACCGACCGCCGGAACCGACGGGACGGCGAGTTTATGAGGGGTGAGAAACGAGCAACCACCGTGCCAGAACCAGTCGAGACGACGTCGCCGGAGGGCGTAGACTACGCCTGGGTGATGCAGGTCACCTTCGTCCTCACGATCGTCGTCGGCGCGCCGATCGTCGCCCTCCTCTCGATTCCCGCAGAGCTACCCAGCTGGGGCGACCGCGTCGAGTTCGCCATCCGCGTCGGCGCCGTCGTCTGGCTGGTGACCGCGGTAGCGGTCTTCACCTACGCGAAGCGTGCGGAACGAGAAGAACAGTGACACGACCGACGTCAGAACGTCTCGACCCACTCGTAGACGTATCGAAACGCCACGCCGGCCCGTTCGGCCGTCACCTCGTCGCTGCGTGAATCGCCGACGAACAGGACCGACTCGCGGTCGCCGGGTAATCTCTCAACGGCTTCGAACAGCGCTGCCGGATCCGGTTTCATCGCCGGGACGGTGTCACGTCCGACCACCGAATCGACCGCGTCCGTGAGTCCGTGTCGTTCGAGCGCGATGAGACACGCGGCTTCGCAGTTGAGCGAACAGACGCCGACCGGAGCCTGATGCGTCCCGATTGCGTCAGCGAGGGGCAACCGAGCGGACGTCCGCGCACCCGCTCGTTCGTGGCCGGCGATTACCGCGTCGACCTCCTCGCGACGGCCGATCCGATCCGCCTCCGTGAGCAGGTCCCACGACTCCGTCGCCGGCGGCTCCGTTCCGTTTCGTCGGTATACGTCTCTCGCCTCTCTCGAAACGGCGTCCCAGTCGACGTCCAGGTGAACCAGCGTACCGTCGAGATCGTAGACGATCGCGTCGTACTCGATCACGGTCGCTGTACGGACGGGATGGAAAAAGTCGTATCGACGTTCCGGTCTGACCGATCCGTCACAACCAGACCAGTCTTTCGCCGCACTCACAACCTCAATCGAGCAGGTTCCGTGCAATCACCGTCTTCTGTATCTCGGAGGTTCCCTCGTAGATCTCGGTGATCTTCGCGTCGCGATAGAGCCGCTCGACGTCGAACTCGCTAACGTAACCGTAGCCGCCGTGAATCTGGACGGCCTCGTTCGTGACGGCCATCGCCGCCTTGCTCGCGAACAGCTTCGCCATACTCGCCGCCATTGCGCCGTCTCCCGCGGCGCGTTCTCTGGCCGCGTACCGTGTCAGCTGGCGTGACGCTTGCACGCGCGTCGCCATCTCGGCGATCTTGTGACGAATCGTCTGAATCTCCGCGATCGGTTGATCGAACTGCTCGCGCTCACCGCTGTACGCGATCGCCTCTTCGAGAGCGTGATCGGCCAGTCCGACCGCCTGCGATGCGATCGCGATCCGACCGCCAGTCAGAATCTCGAACGCCGCCGAGAGACCTCGCCCCTCCTCGGTCAGCCTGTTCTCGGCAGGAATCCTGACGTCGTCGAACGTCAACGAGGTCGTATCGCTCGCGCGCAGTCCGAGTTTGTCCTCCTTCTCGCCGACGGTCAGTCCGTCGACGTCCTTCGGAACCAGAAACTGGGTGACGGTCGACGGATCAGATCGGTCCGTTTTGGCGAACAGAATAACGACGCCGGAGCGGTCGCCGTTGGTGATCCACTGCTTGTCGCCGTTTACGATGTACTCGTCGCCTTCGCGTCGAGCTTCGGTGGACATCTCTGCCGGGTTCGACCCAGCGTGGGGTTCTGAGAGCGCGAACGCCCCCACCGGCCGACCCGCCGCCATCTCCGGGAGCCACCGCTCGCACTGGGCCTCCGAACCGAACGAC
This region includes:
- a CDS encoding DUF7127 family protein, with translation MTATTHTVGATPMVRTYEYDGESVVAVDLSGLSDDPAVDVVDGTAIVVFDDRQFEIDLPDGANDAHTFIKNGVLSIEVEANR
- the bcp gene encoding thioredoxin-dependent thiol peroxidase, which codes for MLEPGDDAPAFELSNQHGETVSLSEFSGQPVVVYFYPRANTEGCTVQACEFRDASSDLDRLDAEVVGISDDPVEDLASFAEDYDLEFHLLSDEDGSVSAAYDSYGEKQMFGNTFDGVFRNTYVVDEDGTIAAVFEGVTPEGHADEVLAALKR
- a CDS encoding HAD family hydrolase yields the protein MIEYDAIVYDLDGTLVHLDVDWDAVSREARDVYRRNGTEPPATESWDLLTEADRIGRREEVDAVIAGHERAGARTSARLPLADAIGTHQAPVGVCSLNCEAACLIALERHGLTDAVDSVVGRDTVPAMKPDPAALFEAVERLPGDRESVLFVGDSRSDEVTAERAGVAFRYVYEWVETF
- a CDS encoding DUF5822 domain-containing protein: MPEPVETTSPEGVDYAWVMQVTFVLTIVVGAPIVALLSIPAELPSWGDRVEFAIRVGAVVWLVTAVAVFTYAKRAEREEQ
- a CDS encoding alpha/beta fold hydrolase, which encodes METVSHHGRVTAYRRVNREAGPGCCFVHGSGGTGRVWNGQLKLAGRTPLSMVDLSGHGESEDVDADPGYQTLSAYADDVLAVRDRTDDRILVGTSLGAAVVLHLCIDRNVDVDGIVLTGAGARLGVLDDLLTWLERDFDRAIEFLHEPGRFLRTEDPDVVSRSKSTLVETGRTVTQRDFLTCHEFDVREQLDAVDVPALVVYGSDDRLTPPWYHQHLAEMIPESTLVEIEDAAHLAMIDRPDAFNSVLAEFIDSIGD
- a CDS encoding CDC48 family AAA ATPase translates to MKLTVKPLKQKDAGRGLAAIDRSSMRELGLENGDYILLKGRGEGRSVARVWPGYPEDEGKAVVRIDGRLRQEAGVGIDDRIEVESADVNPATSITVALPQNLRIRGDIGPLVRDKLSGQAVTEGQTVPFSLSFGPMAGSGQSVPLKIAQTSPSGTVVITDSTAIEISETPAEQIRSRGEAPEGVPNVTYEDIGGLEDELDQVREMIELPMRHPELFQQLGIEPPKGVLLHGPPGTGKTLMAKAVANEIDAHFETISGPEIMSKYYGESEEQLREVFEEAEENAPAIVFIDEIDSIASKREETSGDVERRVVAQLLSLMDGLEERGRVTVIAATNRVDSIDPALRRGGRFDREIEIGVPDKDGRTEILQVHTRGMPLTDSIDLDQYAENTHGFVGADLATLAREAAMNALRRIRPELDLESEEIDADVLESLRVTEADFKEALKGIQPSALREVFVEVPDVTWSDVGGLEETKERLRETIQWPLDYPAVYAQMDMDAPKGVLMYGPPGTGKTLLAKAVANESQSNFISIKGPELLNKFVGESEKGIREVFEKARSNAPTVIFFDEIDSIATERGQRTGDSGVGERMVSQLLTELDGLEELEDVVVIATTNRPDLIDPALLRPGRLDRHVHVPVPDEAGRRKIFDVHTASKPLADAIDLDWLAAETEGYVGADIEAVCREASMEATREFINSVDPEDMTDTLGNVRISKEHFERALEEVSPSVTPETRERYEEIEEQFKRAEPAKEKDQLGRTFQ
- a CDS encoding acyl-CoA dehydrogenase family protein, with protein sequence MSLTDEQRAIRDVVREFAREEIRPSAREADETQTFPESVWDGLAGLDLTGLTVPEEYGGFGADPVTASVVNEAVAYGSLSIATALSVHSLATSCIASFGSEAQCERWLPEMAAGRPVGAFALSEPHAGSNPAEMSTEARREGDEYIVNGDKQWITNGDRSGVVILFAKTDRSDPSTVTQFLVPKDVDGLTVGEKEDKLGLRASDTTSLTFDDVRIPAENRLTEEGRGLSAAFEILTGGRIAIASQAVGLADHALEEAIAYSGEREQFDQPIAEIQTIRHKIAEMATRVQASRQLTRYAARERAAGDGAMAASMAKLFASKAAMAVTNEAVQIHGGYGYVSEFDVERLYRDAKITEIYEGTSEIQKTVIARNLLD
- a CDS encoding DoxX family protein; this translates as MSNAENGVRRRRRIGRWRYALVAILVFLGLSFVSVSGVRAHEEYVVDDREDVSLVAFYRDALTDPGVIGPLLLVGALLAVTLSLFLSFRPFRLDVLSFRVAMGEYRSYVPWLLRISFGIPLIGAGFGGYFVSPAVEVDVRLLQVALGFLLLFGLGTRFVALLTLGVYVVGVIAYPTLLLQLELVGGMIALAAVGGGRPSGDHVLLRLGSTPGTIVNRFEFVTDRAASFQARTRPATQYLPTICRLGLGVTFVYLGATQKLLDPGLALAVVDHYDLTGVVPVDPALWVLGAGLTEVALGLALLAGAFTRGVAVTALVVFTVTLFALPDDPVLAHVGLYGLASVLLITGGGPYSVDEVLARGEPTVRVPPASDADTAVFE
- the panB gene encoding 3-methyl-2-oxobutanoate hydroxymethyltransferase, whose protein sequence is MVSVRDVRAKAGDEPITMLTAYDAPTASIVDEAGVDVILVGDSVGNAVLGYETTVPVTFEQVAHHTGAVVRGTENALVVADMPFLSYGTDEAAAIENAGELLKEAGADAVKLECGPHTIELTRRMVELGIPVMAHLGLTPQHVNQYGGYPRQGTDRDGAERILELARAHGDAGAFSLVLEHVPSNLAAEVTEAVELPTIGIGAGPDCDGQVLVFHDAVGLSEWSPSFSKQFGDVRTAMQSAVSDYVEAVESREFPADEHGHVEPDLDELY
- a CDS encoding GNAT family N-acetyltransferase, which codes for MSVNVDSRTIPAGSDEYVEEAWDLKETIHDSEGVLKQRWDFFSDAYRRSAVHCIFHEHGESELVGFVTVRRDGYILFLAVDPDCRGHGIGKELIATVASKHRSVTCHARTTNENALQFYEHLGFEITRRIDNYYEDGGDAYYLKLTTDVGLTDRLSDLVRR
- a CDS encoding archease is translated as MTYELREHTADVAVAATGRTLAEVFEALADGLAAASCDEIADVGDRFRLSVEAESREALLFDYLDELIYERDVRAVLPVENAVELDQPESADDPWSLEATARGVPLDTITAREVKAVTYAEMRLEPTEDGWDAYVVFDV
- the priS gene encoding DNA primase small subunit PriS, with protein sequence MEERTRAYLRGRFRDYYRRAEITPPPDATDREWGYIPWTDGPDTRMVRHRSLLDLGDIESFLARERPRHVYFSAGRYDLPGAGSMSEKGWRDSDLIFDLDADHLPGVTLGEDSYAEMLAKCKDALYRLLDFLDDDFGFDDLEIVFSGGRGYHVHVRDERVRHLDREHRREIVDYVRGIGLEYDELIETETVAGLGRKTPTERRMLTTSGGWGERVHDRFVDYLDELLAMDEEAALTELQSFDGIGEGKAKAALNAAKNNREAIEDGNVTVHTAVSQLAERFVDRTVEAENAPIDEPVTTDTNRLIRLPGSLHGGSALAVRRIDRADLESFEPLVDAVPETFTGHDIRVTVSRGGEIELGGDTFTVTDGDQSLPEYVALFLMARGRAEKEKE